GTACACGTTGTACTTTTTCATCAAAGCCTCAaattgccggttgcaaaaatgAGACCCCCCATCACTAATGATAACCCTTGGAGTCCCGAATCGGTTTATTAGGCGCTTGAGAAACTTCACAACTACCTTGGCGTCATTTGTGGgtaaagcctccgcttctacccatttaGAAACATAATCGACTCCAACCAAGATATACACATTCCCAAAAGAAACCGGAAATGGACCCATAAAGTCTATGCCCCACACATCAAAGATCTCGACTTCTTGAATTGAGGTTAATGGCATCTCATCTCGCTTGGAGATGTTGCCAACCCGTTGGCATCGGTTACAATGACTCACGAAATCCTTGGCATCCCGGAATAATGTCGCCCAAAAGAAACCACtctcaagcactctagcggcggttcttGATGCCCCATAATGCCCGGCATAATCCGACTCATGACAATGGCTCAAAATTGGCATCATTTCCTTCAAAGGCACACACCTCCGAATCATCCCATCACCACATATCTTGAAGAGATATGGCTCATCCcacaaaaaacgtttcacatcactcaaaaatttcttcttttgatggtgTGATAAATCCAGTGGCATGACATTCGAAGCCAAGTAATTAGCTATATCCGCATACCAAGGTGTCTCCACTTCCGAGATTACCATCAACATCTCATCCGGAAATCTCTCATTAATCTCCACTCCAATGGGGATTGCTTCCGGATTCTCAAGCCGAGAGAGGTGGTCCGCAACTACATTCTCCGTCCCCTTTTTATCCCGAATCTCaatgtcaaactcttgcatcaATAAGATCCACCGAATTAGGCGAGGTTTAGCATCTTGTTTTGCGAAAAGATGCCTCAATGCCGCGTGATCCGTGAAAACAATAGTCTTGGCCCCAAGGAGATAAGAGCGAAACTTGTCAAGAGCAAAAACCACGGCGAGCATTTCCTTTTCCGTGGTGGTGTAGTTCAATTGAGCTCCCGCTAAGGTTCTACTAGCGTAATAGATCACATGGACTCTTTTATCCTTACGTGACCCCAACACCCTCCCGGTTTCCAACAACCACGGAacacggatgagggaaatgtgcttgCCAAGGTACTTGAGAAATTggaaaaaatggagcaaagggagaagaaccaagcttccactATTCATCATTTGGAGacccaaatttctcaaatggctatctcacttcaaggtagaccacaagggggattGCCCTCTACTACGGAGAACAACCCAAGGGAGCACCTAAAAGCGATAGAGCTTCGGAGTGGGAGAAATCTAGAAAAAGCTAATGGTAAGAAGCATGTggttgaggaggatgagcctcaagtggtgATTGATGTTGCTAGCTCTAGTCAAGAGCCACCTATTGTTTGTGAGGAGGTGGCTATTGAGGTTGAAGAGCCTTATGTGAGGAGGCCTATTGTTGCTTTGGAAGCTTGGACCCGCTTGATTAgacccttgagcattgccttgccccTCTTGATTCCTCCACCCGAAATTTGGATGATTCCGCCATCCGGGGTTGTAGGTGTTGGAATAAGGATCATTAGCTTGCCTTTGCCCCCCCAATGTAATTCACTTGCTCACTCAAGGCTTGACCCGTAACTAGGCACTCTCCTCCCGAATGACCAAAATCACCACAAAACTCACAACCGacttgaacataagccaccGGAGCATTTCGTTGCATAGGAGCGACTTGTTTCTTGAGAGCATCCACTTGAGCTTGGAGCGAAGCATTTGCGGCTTTTATGGCCTCCATCTCCCTcacttgatcaagagtcatGAGTGACTTTTGAGTGAGTGGCGCTCTTCTATCCATAGGACCCCAAGTACTACTAACCATGGCTAATTTTTCCACCAATTCAAGAGCTTCTTCATAAGTCTTTTGCATAAGTGAACCGCCCGAAGCCGCATCAATAGTAGCTCGGGTAGTGACATTTGTCCCATCATAGAATATTTGTATAACATGCTCTCTATTGAGCCGATGATGAGGCACACTCCGTTGTAAATCCTTGAACCGCTCCCAAGCCTCATGAAGTGATTCTCCTTCAAATTGGACAAACTCAAGTATGTCCTTAGTCAATTTTGTAGTCTTGCCATGAGGAAAATATTTGTTGAGAAAAGCTTGAGCCAACTCTCTCCAATTGTGAATAGACTCATTTGGTAGAGAATGTAACCAAATGCTAGCTTTGTCCCTCAAGGAGAAGGGGAACATCCGAAGCTTAATTTGGTCCgccgttatcccatgaagcttgaatgtgtttaGAACACCCAAAAACTTGGCGATATGCTCATTAGGATCCTCGTGACTCAACTCAAAGAAGGCACAACGATTTTTCAAAAGTTGAATGgtactcggcttgatctcaaaagttgccgcttgaaccggcattgcaAAACATCCAAAagtggcattatccacatccggcaagaaaaactcacccaaagtttgtctttgttggtTTTGCACTTGTGCGTGCACTTGGGGTCGATCATCCCTTGGGTGGTCTTGTTGCCTTGGTCGGTTCACATTCCCTAATGGAGGAgcgggtggatattgttgttcccctccatccattagaggattgaaccttccctcttcatcataattgtttccctcgttattcataacttcgggtatacgggctcttcttcttacacctctttcgtagttaccgaggttatcttggaacggttctagtggtagatttgctcgtcgcgtattgtgcatacacgaAAATCAAAATCCctacacaaacaaaaacaagaaaaccgagtgtaaaccacgaaagacaattaataaacaataaaaccaaaaacagaaaataacgctaactcgaccgaattttaaaatactttcaatcaattaaacgcaaccttgtccccggcaacggcgccaaaaacttgttagaAAATTTTCACTCGCTAACTTGTAGTACTCGACAAGtcgaggtcgaacccacaagaacaagaggtttaaagtgaacgaacacgtattttaaaattcaattcggaaagcaacaagTAAATTGATTTGAAGTAATAACTGCGGAactttaaaatcaataaaatcaacaattaacTACTAAGCAAACAATTAAATCGttacttaaattaaacaattaactagGCAATCGCTAATTAACATAAGATTTAATCAATAAGAGGAACGCTTAGAGGTTGCTAATTAGGGTTGAAACGTTCTAGCTAACCGGGGTTGATTTAGTATttggttcgggtcaagtttttctaaaatgcctaatccgctctctcgagtccgcaattagagctaattgtaatttaattaatacaccgaaatctaaatcgctctcgcgtaattagatttcgattataTCAATTGAATCCAATCGCGAAGCTAACCTATAACCAATTAAGtcctaaaccgctctcgcgtgattaaaccctaattaaatgatttgctaattccgggttattaaatgactctcgcctaattaattaccCTTTTGACCTAGGATTAGGAGATTAATCTATCCTAGGCATAAAGCACACAAATCACTACAAACCCTTATACCAAAATAAACCCTAATCAACTAATCACAATCAACCTTcattaacaacccctaaacaaagggtttagctactaatcacaaacatattaacaataactaataagtaagaaataagaataaacatagtgtagagattaattaccttgtaataattgaagacccaaagcataaaagagataatgaataacaataataaggaaccaataatcttctattaataataataatcttcaatccataacaaaaactcaaaatatCACTAAGAACAAGTGTAATTCAAAAAGCTGAGAATAGTAAGTGaaaatgggggctacaaatctaaaaatatgtGCATCGCCCTAAAAGGGAAATAAAGGGGTCCTTTTATAGTTCAAGGACAAAAAGGGTGCAAAATTACATCCTAGTACAAGTCTAAAATAAGCCACCAATGAAAATAGACCAAAAGGATGCCCATATATGTCATTTCAGCTTTCCACCACGTTTCTTCATTAAAAATGCGTTTCTGTCAGAAGTTGGCTTGTTTCTTCCGAAATGGGCTGAGATAGAAATCTCCTGGATGGGTGCAGGCCTTGTTTCTTCCGAAACAGAGACTGTTTCGTCCGAAACAGGCTTATTTTTGGAGTGTTTCTTTCGAAACACACCCTGTTTCTTCCGAAACCATGACTGGCTTGGGGAATTCTGCTCCTTCTGACTTTGATCGCTCCAAATACGCTCCAATTTGCCCGATTCTCGCCAATGTGTACCTGAAACACTTCGACATGAAAATGAGCAATAAAACACTTTCAATGGACATTAACATGGCATTAATAACTCAAAATAGACAAGTAAAATAGGTGTAATTCTACACCTATCAGTAACCAGAAATGACGGCCAACTAGTCCCATTCGGCGATCTTTATGTTGTTAATAATGCTTTAAAATTAGGCATTAATCCAACCTCAAAAATTATAGGGCGTGCTAAAGGACTCGAAGTAGCATCTAGCCAAGCAAATGAAATTCCCACATGGTTTCTTTGCTTGGATTTCGGATTTAGTAGAGGAAAATTTAAAGGAAGTTCGATTATCATTTGTTCACGAAGTTTGGTTTTAGAACCAGAACGCGAGCTTGCAGTTATTggtggaaaaaaaaatttaggatGGCTACAGGTTTTGCTAAGGTTCGAACAGTTTTTGCAAATACTACTGATAATTATGTGGTTAGTAAGTATGATGTTACCGTATATGACTAACTACAATCTGGTTTATATAGTTACTTAaattaattgtattattttaggtgttttataTGTGGCTCATGCTTTGCTATGTTAAATTATGCTAATCAATATTTTGTTTGATactaataaaaatgataaaaaatatcgtttatttcttttattattctAATACATACGATGCACTATGTTGATATAATAAAggccaaattttcaaaaaatactaAACCTTTATTATTTGAGTGATTAGTTGCGCCATCAAAATCTATTTTCCACCCTCGGTGACTAAATTTTCAAAGTTTGCAAATATAAtctgtttttatatattatatttttattatagccattttttaatcggtttgtttttttattacgATTAAACCTTTTATTATAACATAAAATGCAAAGGTTTGATATTTTATGATGACTAAACCAGTTTGATTCGACtttagttataaaaaaacataatttaacaaaatggattatatatttaaattttaaaaaaattgatcataactgacaaaaatgaaaatatttaatattttttgaaaatttggccTACAATAAATTATAGTCATATATATGAAATCATAAAACAAATATGTAATTTAGATAATTCTAATCTATCATGAAGAGTATAATTTATGATACTAATAACTTATGGCAAAACATATTCAGAAACCTCTGTATTATACAACTTTGTTCCGGAAGTTTCTCTACTATTTTTTCGTTCTTTCAGTTTCTACACTTAACtaactataaatttttatgttCTGTTGAGTtgctggaaaaaaaaaattgtatgtaGAAAAATTGAAGACAAAAAGTTAAAAGAGCATGGAAATCAAAAATTAGATAACGAGGGATTAGAAGCACAAAAAAATAGCATTTAGTTTCCTGAACAAAAATAGTATAGTACAGGAGTTTCTAAATGGGCTTATACATCactcatttttttttagaatttttttataaaaatattataaaatttcaaaaagtatCCTTCATATTTGAccatttacaaacttttaatttatttttagtttctaTCTAAAAATATTGCATTACACaaaaacaaatactaaaataaaCCATCGGAGTCCGGATCGGTTGCGGAATTTTAGCCGGAAAATTATCCGACACAATTATTGGAAGTCAACAAGTAGTAGCCTCATTGTTGACCAATGAACTGTTAATTTTCGTTTACTATAATATAtgggcttaatcactcaaaaacctcccacttttaaattttttttcaattgcaccctgacgtaggaaaattcGCTCAAAACCCCTCCATctttagattctttttcaattgtaccccaaagtattaaattgacctcttttcacatgaaaataattaaaataatttttcatttttaatctatattctaattaaacactaatattattaataatgtaaaaaattatttttttctaaaattatatccaataatttttttaaatcaaaaccataataatttccaatttagggtacaattgaaaaaaaaattataggtgttgagaggattttcctacgtcagaGTGCAATGGGAATGGAATTTAAAGGTGGGAGGGTTTTGAGAGAATTTGTCAACGTCAGAgtgcaattaaaaaaaagtttaaaggtggaggattttgagtgattaaaccTAATATATGAGTATACTTTATGtgttttttagtgtattttaaaagttttttttggtgtattttataGGTTTCCGgtgtctattttttttatacattttttagtccagtatatatatatatatattagtatttcataatttttttctgGATGGCTATGTAAAATATCTTCATTGTTTgaacaattatttattatatatatcctcattaaatataatagaatgaattaataaaaaatactcCTTAGAAAGTTactttgtctttttttttatcccatataaaaaatttcattgcTTTTTAGCATAATTTCCctcttttacttttattttattttaatggtcAAACATATTTTGTAGACATGTAATGATatgcataattttaaaataaagtgaaaaaaaaaaacaaatatgatTTATGTCTTTTTAATAGCATATGTGAAATATGACAAAGGAATTTTTTAAATGGGATGTAGGGACTAGGAGATAATAAAAGACGAAAGGATTGCGATTACATTAAACAACGGTGAAGATAGATAATgtttttgtaagttaatttattttgtttaaataaattacatttttaaattcttgggtttataataaattgtttatcaatttaggataaaaataacatttaatcaaaatatgttaatagaataattttttaattaatacttcCCTTGTCTCGTTTAAAAAAGGATGAATAAGGTTTGCAtcaagattaataaaataatacaacattttattttatcatgtctACCCCTAATAATTGATGTAATCTCacttaacaataaaataaatgtattataaactaattgcatgttaaaataaataaaggaataaaatgaaagttcccATAGAAAACACGATAtgtgtgagcggagcgggttTCAGGGTCGTCGTCCAGACTTATGGCGGACTTCGGATCTGGAaagatttgaaaaaataaaatcgcCACCTAACTCAGTTAGAAAATGTACTTTATACGGACTAGATAGCTCCTTATGGGTgagattatcgtgcatcggacgAATAGACCGGGTTCGATGAACACTACCCAAATTCTTCTACTTGCCTTATCAAACGCTTCAAATATTTGTGTAACATATCTGATTATCTCATCTCAGAAATCATGCAGTTCACTAAATATAATACTAGAAATGTAAACACGTTTGTAAGCGATAAACAAGTAAGACCCGCATATGACTCAATCTGGACTAACAAATGGGCCCGAATTCGGAGTTCAAACAAACtcagaaacacaaaaatatgATTGAATTGCATCTCGAAGATCTGGGATCAAGAACAGGAACGAATAGTGGCGCCACTATGGCATGGTGGCGGCGACGTTGTGGCTGGGTCAAGGGGACTCGTCGTTTTGTTCGGTTTCATgcaaaaacgcttaaaaacagTCAAAAGGCATAAGAAAACATTGGAACGTACTATAATCAAAATACAGTGtctaaaatcaaattgaacacCCAAAAGAACATGTTTATAAGctgatttcatataaaatcatggcAAACAACTAAGAACGTAATAAGAATGACAATCATGACAATTTGAGTTACTAGCATGTGTTCGAAGCTTTAAAATTAAACTGTTTCAACATGTGATagttaaaacatatataaacagcCAATAAACAggtttctaatttaatttaatggaAATCATATCAAAATCTTAAAAACATGGCAGTCATGGCAAGAACAAAGTTTATGGCAATTTCATAGAAAAATAGCCTAACATGCTATCTAAGATGCTGAATCTAGCAATTCTAAATTAAACAAGATAAATATTGATGGAAAGAATATgtgggtcctcagaagtaccgttcaGAGTCCTTCTCCTCGTTTTCTGGTGATCCGGATATTGAATCCAGTTTCGGATCGATATGCAGTATTGTGTTCTTGAGTGATTGTGGCATTTCTAGCTTGTTAGATTGACTGGTCTGTGTATTTGATTGGTTCGTCCAAACTAGGGTTTTCTAGGGTTTAATTATGCTTTTTCTGGTGCGTCATGTTCGACCAATTTTCCGACCTCTAGCTAGGCCATACTAGGGTCTTACTTATAGAGATTTAGGTTGACCTAGGGTTTACTAGGTGTTCGTGTTGCGTCAGGCAGAATGTGAGAGTATGTGCAGTGATAGCTTTAGAagattaattaggattaattaaatttaacatttatCTTTACGATTTTTCTAATTCAATTCGAATTAAATCTTGCATGCtaagtaaaaagaaattaaatgttcatttggtgcccgaaagtattaaaaatgaCTTCTAAGACACTATGGATTtggtatggtcaatttaatctgtcaaacttgtaaattggtccataaacttctaaaatattgcaattagtccaatttctcaGACTTAGATCACaatatatttggatttttataggctactTGTGGTTAATTAGTTTCAACCCTTCAATTTTGTAACTACACACTAATCTGAGCAGCTTGAATACAAACAAGCAGACCACAAGCTCGTCGCCCGAACgaatttctctgaaaatcattaTTGGACACTTCTGTcccttattattttttttacttgtttGAAAAATAGGTGTCCACACTCCCTTATTAATGTCTTGACAAATAGTTTTTAAGACACCTTATTAAGCACACGTGATGAGACATCCCCTTTCCACATGAACCGTTTGATATACATTTCCAACTGCTTGTAAGCCCCTTTCATCATATAGTGAATGGACATAAAATAGACTGGAATGCTGAACAAGACTGCTTTGTGAGAACAAGCCTTCGTGCAAGAGATAACAACGAATCCTTCCATAATGCCAAACGAGATTTAAAGTGCTTAATCACATGGTCCCAAACTCCAGAGGAAAGCTTACGGTTAGTAAGAGGGACACCCAGTACTTAACTGAAAAGGAGTCAATTTTGCACCCAACAATAGCAACAGCAAGCAATAGATCAGACTCTGCAACATTAATTTCTATAATagattttttatagaaattaatgGTCAATTTAGAAAGTAGCTCAAAACAACGAAGAATCCGAGTTAAGTTCTTCAGATAATTTAAATCTTAAGGAAGGTAAAGAAGAGTAGCATCCACGAACTGAAGCAATGAAATAGGCTCTTGATTATCCGTAAAGCTATAACCTCTGCACTATCACATATGTCACTTTCAGCAACAGTAGATAACTGTTGCTTAATGTACAAAAACCGTTGCCGGAAGTCTATTGTAACGGTTTTGAAACAGCTACATTTGCGGCCGCTGCAATAGATTCTGATAGCTATTGCAACAGATTTTTTAATCTATAGTAATAGGAATAAAACTGTTGCAATTTATAGCAAATGCAGCGGTTTTAAACAGCTTCTGTAACAATTGAATAATGTAATTTAGGCaacaagttttttttatatagcaACGGTTTATATAGTACTTTATGCAATACTTATATATACTATTTGCAACAGTCTGACTGACACTTTAAGCAACAGTTTCAATATCTTTTGTAACAGTTTTGTATTGTATTTGTATTTTAGACAACAGTTTCAAATATCTTTTGTAACAGTTTTGTAATGCATTTTAAGTAATAGTTTGTATTATCCTTTATTCAACaccataaattattaattttaaataaatattcacAATAATGAAAAACGGAAAAAATTCATCTATTACATCACGACATAAATGGGCAAAATATCCATCCATACAAAATATCCATCCATCTATTACATCATAACATAATTGTGCAAAATATAATCCATCGAATAGATATAATACATCACCAAAATCTACAAAATCACTTGGTGAtctaattttttcttcttcatttcattTACTAAACTCTTCACATAAGCAATGTAGCCATCAACATCAAACTTCCTCTTGCAGCCTGCATTATTCATGTACATAATTTTCCCAAAAACCGGTCTTTCTCTCCAACCCTTAAAGAGGTCATCAGCAATGATAATGATTATGTAATAGAAACAAATAGAGCAATTGATTATGCCAATGAACGAAACCTGGTCATGAACACCACAAATCGACCACAGGCAACCGACATATCCCTTAGGGTCTCTTCCATCTATTTCATACTGCATTGTAGAGTTTTAAGTTAAATGAACCATATGCTGATGGAGCCTGTTAACAATTTCAATGGAAGCACGATTACGATACACTTATCACTTAAAGTACCATAAAATTGGCAAAAGGACTCCTAAAGCTAATACATCCATAGTTCAGCAAGCTTgctaatttcaaaattatcttAACTTACCTTCATCGCTTCACCTCACCATGATTGACAATTGATAATAATAAGTTGGAGGACTTTCTTTACTGACCATTCCCCATCGTGTGTTTGAGCATCCATGCAACTattgaaaaaatccaaaacttGTCAAGGTCAAAAGTGTTAAATGCATTCAAAAGACAACAACGCAAAGTAAAGTTTAGGTACTCAAAAAGTGGCCAGTCAGGAGCATCGAGTATCATCAGAAATTAAGATGgtaaatttttcttaaaagataccatgtatatatttttaattagttcaCTGAAGCGTGGATGATTCTTAAATGGCTGAAAAATCTCCTGCCTGTGCATTACAGCATATACAACCTGCCATAAACCATGAAAAAGCAATGTCACCATCTTGTGAATGCTTGCATTAAAAGAAGAGTCTTGACTAAGTATAAGTATAATTAACAAGCTGTAAAAGTGATTTGATGTCCTCTTTGAAGCATTGTATAATGTTAAAATGGAATATGAAAAACATCGATTCCATAATCGTCCAGTATCCACAATTGAAAGTTTTTCAAAAGACTAAAGAGGGAAAACAAAAACATTGATAAAAATGTCAAGCAAATTGATCATACCAAGGTATCCAAGTCAGTACGCACTAATACATACTCCAAGAAGTATGAATTTCCATGTAccaacataaaattgaacaaaggaaAACAAACAGAATAATTAAGattaaatatatcataaaattgATGTGATGGTAAGCATTAATAATACACAAAAACCTTATCCATCTAAGCATGATGGTTTCATTCATATACTGGAATGAAATAGCATCCATTTGGAGCACATTGTGTTCTTTCCTTCACCAATCCATCAAATATTCGAAGCTCAACCTGACATTAATTGagcaattaatttatcaaacaGTTTAATCAATAACGTACAGTCAAATACAAATTAGTACACTGACACATACTGTGATGTCAGAGTAATCCAATTTTGTATAAGAAAGTGAAAATGAATAGAGAAGGATCGACAAGTATAACAAAGAGTGTCATTTTGCCAAAGGCATTCGATTAGCATGTCATCTACTCCACCGGAACCAGGACATTCCTATGCTTTCTTCACACTTCCATCCCCAATTTCCAAAATTTCCCATATCTTTGCGGATTTGTCAGATGAGACGGTAAGTACCTGAAGTTTATTGAacataaaacacatcaataagCAGAAACTAAAGACATAGGCATTCAGATAAAAGCAGTAAAGAAAACAACATTGAAATGCATAATAAAAGAACAGGCAAGAAGAGAGTTATTATCAAATTTCTTATTGAATTTGCGGTGTTCACTTATCAAGAAACTAGGAATCACAATGCTAATCCATACTCACAATGTTGATCCATAATCTCGATGTTGAACAGATGCAATCACGTTGatccaaaatttattattacttttcctATTACAAGACATGCTTTAACAACTTCACACTTACTGCTCCCCTTTTCTTCCACTGATCCCCTTCCTCATCAAATTGGTACAGCTTCGATTTCATTTGAATGTCAAAATTAGCAATTCAAACCAAATCACACAAAACGAGTCAAAAATTTGAACAGAAagtactaaaattaaaaagcacGGAAacctaaaaattacaaaaactaaaaaatcatCAAAGTAAGAAA
This region of Mercurialis annua linkage group LG1-X, ddMerAnnu1.2, whole genome shotgun sequence genomic DNA includes:
- the LOC130015597 gene encoding deoxyribodipyrimidine photo-lyase-like isoform X1 — its product is MKYEIDGRDPKGYVGCLWSICGVHDQVSFIGIINCSICFYYIIIIIADDLFKGWRERPVFGKIMYMNNAGCKRKFDVDGYIAYVKSLVNEMKKKKLDHQVIL
- the LOC130015597 gene encoding deoxyribodipyrimidine photo-lyase-like isoform X2, translated to MKYEIDGRDPKGYVGCLWSICGVHDQGWRERPVFGKIMYMNNAGCKRKFDVDGYIAYVKSLVNEMKKKKLDHQVIL